The nucleotide window GTGCCACCAAGATAACTCGTCCATTGATGAGTATGGCATGCGCCTGAAGTGTATTTGCGATGAGATATGCGACATTGCTGAAAAGCTCTCCGGTGATCTCCTCTTGAGCACCCTCATCGCCGGCCTCAAAGAGGATTTCTCCAATGCGGCGTCCAAACTCACGCTCATCCTCAACCCGACCTTCACTAGGGTCGTTGCATACCTCAAGTTGGAGGAACGCCGCATGGAGAAGATGAAGGTGCGGACCGTGCATACCGCCCTCGCTGTCGGTACCTCACGCGGCGCGCCTCCTCCACAGCAGTCGGTCACCACCTTCACGCAGTCGTCGGGCTTCCCCTTCCCCGCCCCGTAGTCGGCGTCCGCCCCTCCCGCCGATCGCGGCACTCGCCGCGGCAAGGGAGGGCTCAAGGGCCAGCAGCAGCAGGCCGCCCCATCCGGTGCGCCTCGGGCCGCCTCACAACAGCAGCCATTGCCCACCCCGCCATGGGCCTTCGGCCACAACCCGTGGACCGGGGAGGTCCACACATACTCCATGCAGGTGCCCCGCCTCACATCCCCCGGCATCCTCGGCGCCCGCCCGGCCCAGCACCAGTCCTACATCGCCGGACCGCGGCCCGACCAGCACCAGGCGCTGCCGGCCCAcattgtctacatcatgtcatcttccttaaggcgttactccattctttatgaacttaatactctggatgcatgctggatagcgatcgatgtgtggagtaataggccctgtttggttcggcTATGGATTTCTAAAAGCAGCTGTGAAAATCTGTTGTGGAAAAACAACTGTGGAAAATCTGATGTGAAAAAGATGTAGGTCATTTGGCAAACCAGCTGATATCGTTTTTTTAGATTTTGGCCCGCAGCGGAATCAGATTTTGGAAAGCACGTCCTGGGCTACTTCCGcttttggttcagattttggCAACGGATTTCTGGAATCGGATTCTGCTGGGTTCGCCCTTAGGTTCAGATTTTGCTGCACGACAGTGGAATTCGTCGATAAAagctgaaccaaacagggccatagtagtagatgcaggaaggagtcggtctacttatctcgAACATGATGCTTATATACATAATCATTGCTtcggatatcatcatgattatttgcttttctatcaattgcccaacagtaatttattTACCCACCGTATGTTATTTTCAAAAGAGAGGCCTCTAATGAAAACTATAGCCTCCGGGTCTACtttttatcatatattaaaatcaaaaataccttgctataatttttctttatttttttttgtatttttgtgcTATCTATCTATCACTACGAGATTTGATCCTCGCAATTAACCctaagggattgacaaccccttgttcgcgttgggtgcaagtaatTGTTATTCTGTGTGTAGGTACTGCTAACGAGGTGTTGTGTGATTCTCCTACTGAATTGATAACCTTATTTCTTAACTGAGTaaaatacttatctctattgtACTGCATAATCCTCTCTTTTTTGAGAAAATCCCAACGTAGCTCACAGGTAGCAACCCTCTCTCGAATACGATTAAAAACATGCCTAGCCATATGGAAACGGCACCAGAATTGGTGATGTTTGAAGAGCGGGTTGGGTGTCTCAAAGTAGTCCTTccaaagaaggaaatggccgCTCCCTCGGTTTCGATTCAACGCCGGAGTGTGCCCCGGGATCGAGCCTCGAAACAATGGCCCCTGCCTACTAAGGTGGCCATGGACCAACACGGCAGCCACCATCTCCTCATCGTCGAAGTCGCAGAGGAAATTGTGGAAAAAGAACTCGTCGGCGGAGTCCATTTGTACCTTGGAGGCAAATTGTCGAATAGTTTGCGGGCATCATCGAAGAAGATGGCAGGCGAAGAGACGCGCGCCTCCCATGGACCAGGTAGCTGGTCTGGCAGCGTCCGACAAGCGTGGCGGCGTCAGACAAAGGAGCTGGCTGAGGGCACGGGGGAAGGGGGGCTactttggggtgggggtgggaaGTTGCGGTGGCCCAGCGGCGAGGCGACGGCGGTCGGCGAGGCGACGACGGTGGTGACGTGGAAGGTGGCGGTGTGCGGGGGTGGTGTGTGGGCGCGGATTGCTTGCAGGGGCACCGGAACTGGGCGACGACGTTGATGGGGTGGGGTGGGTGAGGGCTTGCTATCAATGGAGGTGGAAGAGAATGACCAATGAGCCACCGACTGGCGGGCTAGGGGGAGCAGTAGGCGCGCGTAACGTGCGTCCGCTTCGTGTCCGCGCTGATGCAAATGAGATTCAAATTTAAACCAGGATGGGTCACCAAACGAACGAAAAATGGACGCGCGTTCGTTTAAATTGGCGCGTTGTCTGTCCCGGCATTCTAAACGAATACGTGTGGACAAAATGGATCAGCACGTTGAAGTTGCTCTAAACCATCCGTCGGTGGATCGATCGATCGATCTTGCTGGTGATCCATCCAAGCTCGGCGGTCCGATCGCCGAGTCTCTGAGACACGACGGggtttcttttctttctttgcaGTTAACGCTACCTCGATGCATGGCTACGACGCGGCATGCATCACTCCGCCGACGATCGATCATCTGCTTTTCTTTCAGAAACGGCGTGCATGCATGGCACGATCGGTGATGGGTGTTGCTGAGCAGATCGAGCCGGGATTTCACGCGGCATAGTTTAGGTCCACGCGCGCGCCCACGCAGTGGTTGCGTTCCGCTGAAAAGAGAACCTAAAAATACAAGTATCTCGTGCCGAATGAAAAGGGATCATGGGACAGTGGTGTTGTGACACTCGACCTGAAACGCTGTAGTGTAGTGTTGGTTTGGAAAAATGCTGCGTGTCGTGTTATATTTATCTGAATAATATGGAGGGTGTACTGTTGCAACTACCGCTTCGGCCAGGCAACTCCGACGCTCTTGATCACTGTCACCCATAGTACTCCTGAAGAATCTATTTCATCTTGTCCAAAATTTCTCCCCGAACCAAAATATACTGTTGTGATGCCTTTTACGTACGTAGGTGCTAGTCCGATCAAAGCCTTCGAGCCACATGTTTGGCTTTGGCATGAAAAACACAGAGTTCCTCTTGAAGCGTTGTCGGTCGCAAACTGAGCAATCTTGATCAATGAATAAGCTGTGATTTGCGCAAGATCCTTAGATCGTCATCATATAAATAGTCGTTGTCACGAGCTTTACACATTGTTAGGCGTACTAATTAACAACAGTCGTTGTCACGAGCTTTGCAAAAAAAATTGTTATGTGCGTGCTAATTAACCACTTTCTGAAGATCGAGGAAGCGGACGGCATTATATATTCCCCGATAATCCGCCGTACCAGGTCAAATCTCAGACTCCAATTTCGTGCTTGGAAATACCATGTTAACAAGAACTAGGTTGAGACGTCAGCATCATGTTGTTGCGGAGGGTTGGCCAAGGCAAAATCAAATTAAGGGCGAGGAGATAAGCAAACAGTGCGTCCAAAGAGTTAAGTAAGGCATTCATTTTATAATGATGAGCAGGCAATCCTCTTGGAGTGGAAAGCCAAAGAAAGAAAAGGTTACTTGtagaaaggaaaagggggagcCTTGGCACGCAATTCTTCCATCCCGTCCCGTGCCGCGACGCAACGCCAacggagggagggagggagagatcTGTTCAATTCAACAGGACGTGCCTTTGCCACCACACTCTCGCTCGCCGGGCCGGTTGCTGAGGTTGAACCGGAAAAAAGGGTCGGTGGACCAATCCGGAGGAGAACCTTGCGGGCAAGCCACAGGGTACAGTTGCCGGAGTATCGCAGTGTTGGCTGCTGTTCTTGCGGTTGAGCATCAAATCAGATCTGATCAAATCAAATCAAGCGCGCACAGAGAAGGATAAAAACGCGTGCTTTCGGAGGAGGCGGAGGGGAGGAGTTAACAATCCTTGGCTGCGTCACTGGATGTGGTAAAGGCTATGGTATTGCGTGAGCCGTCGGGGTGGAGACGACCGGCCGACCGGCATCTGATTCGGAACTGGTGGTAAGTGGTTGGCCCTGGCAGTAGCGGTGCAGTTAGGGTGGTCTGGTCAGGTGAGAGAGATGTTATTGCGGTTGCAGATTGAGGTTAGTGACAGGCCCATTCTTTTGCAGTTGATCTGTGATCAAGCTGTCCTCTGTTTTACGGCCTGTTTTCTGCTGTGGAAACCGATGAAGAAAAGGGCATCTCGCGTTGCACAACAAAGTATTGTCCCATTACTCGATTTGCCGGGGAAAGACATTGCAAAATAAGATGAGAATTCCATCGAAAGCAGCAAAGTGGTGTCTATGGAACAAGGGAATGGAATTTGCAGACTGCAATTGGAGCAAGCAAGAAGCTTTCCACTGAGCGCTGCAGAGAAGCAGACAAACGAGAAACGCAGGCAAGGAAAGGAAGGAGCGAGGCCTTGCAGTTCCAGGGCAATATTCCATTCCCCACGAGGCCAGGCCATGAGCTGCCTGCTGTGCTGAGCTAGGCAAAAGCGCTCCCGACGACAAGtgtcccctcccctcccctcccctcccctcccagGCTGGACACCCTGACCGGAGGTCCAGCACAGCATATACTATTACTACCCCCGTTGGTATTGTACCACCACCAGTAGGTGCCTCGTCTTCTCTTCCTGCCGCCAAGATAAACggagaaaaagaagaaaagaaaggaaTACTCTGCTAGAGGCAGCATAGAATAGCAAGGCACGCCAATGTGTCGCCAGTCCCGTCCGGCCAAATGGCGaatctcctctcctctcctcccctctcCTCGCGACGGCCGCCTGGCCCTCGCGCCAGCTCGGACGCTGGGTTTGCTCGCTTTGGACAGCCCACAATTAACCACCTCGCTCGTCCAAAGCATCCAATCCAACCCCCTCCTTGTAGCTGCAGGACCTGGACCAGGACCAGGACTAGTATATAAGCATCCCAGCGCAGCCCATCACACCAAAGCGCAGGGTCTGCTGCTACCGCTCGCCCGCATCCCAAATTCCAATTGCGTCCACCACGAGTCGGACACACCAAGCTCTCAAGACAGACCACACGCCACCGCTCGCCGTTCTTGCGGCGGCTGCTGCAGGAATGGGCGTCGTGGAGTGGACGCGCGGGCCGGCTATCGGCAGGGGCTCCTCGGCCACCGTGTCCGTCGCCGTTGACCGCCGCACCGGCGCCGTGCTCGCGGTCAAGTCCGTGGGCGCCGGCCGGGCCGCCGAGCTCCGGCGCGAGCGGGCCGTCCTCCGCGGCCTCAGCTCGCCCTACGTCGTGCGCTGCCTGGACGCCGAGGacgggagcggcggcggcggcctcgaCATGCTCATGGAGTACGCGCCCGGCGGGTCGCTGGCCGACGAGATCAGGCGGTGCGGCGGCCGGTGCGCCGAGGGCCTCATCCGGTCCCGCGCGCGCGACGTCCTGCGCGGGCTCGCGCACGTGCACGCCGCCGGCGTCGCCCACTGCGACGTCAAGGCCCGCAACGTGCTCATCGGCGCCGACGGCCGCGCCCTGATCGCCGACTTCGGATGCGCGCGCCGGACGGGCATTGCCGGCGAGGAGCCGCGGCCGACGGGCGGCACGCCGGTGTTCATGGCGCCCGAGGCCGCGCGGGGCGAGGCGCAGGGCCCGCCCGCCGACATATGGGCGCTCGGCTGCACCGTCATCGAGATGGCCACCGGCGCCGGCCCGTGGCAGCGGTTCGCCACCCCCGTCGCGACGCTGCACCACGTGGCCTTCTCGGGCGAGGCGCCGGAGTTCCCGCCGTGCCTGTCGGACCAGGGCAAGGACTTCCTGGCGAGGTGTCTGCGGCAGGACCCCAgcgagaggtggacggcagagcAGCTGCTCGATCACGAGTTCGTGGCCGtcgacgccgccgcctcgacgTCCAATTCCGTGCCAGGGGTCGCCGAGAAGGCCACGTTCGTGTCCCCCAAGAGCGTCCTCGATCAGGCCCTGTgggaggacgacgacgacgatgacacGACGGCAGACAGCGCCGATCCCACGGACAGGGTGCGCGCGCTGGCCGCGGGCGCGCCGGCCGTGCCGGACTGGACCTGGGACGCGAGCTGGATCACGGTCCACGCCGGCCCCAGCGTCGACGACGACACCGAACACGAGCCAGCAATGCCGCCGGAGCAGCCGGTGGCGGGCACGGACACCGACGCCAGCGACTCACCCGCGGGCGGCGGCTCCGCCGGGGAGGCGGGGGCCTCGAGCAGCCAGCACGCCGCACAAGGCAACGGCGATCGGTACGATGGCACGGGCAGCTGTAACGGCGGGCGCAGCGATGATGGAAATCACGTGGTTAGCGATTGCAGTACCGTCCCAATCACAAGCAACGGATTCTTTTCCGATCCCATGTCATGTTTCGCTTGTCCCAAGTCCCGCCCAAGCTGGCCGGCCCGGCCCGTTTATTACAGCGCTACTATGCCTACCTTTCTTCCTCCCGCGTCGCCATTATTGGCAGGAGTGGTGAGTACTCCGGCTCCGACTTAACACGGCGCGAATGCCAGCTAACGACCGATCACATTGCGGAGGAGGGAATGCGGATCGAACGGGCGATTTTTTTCGTTTGGTCGGTCATGCGTCACGCGTGAGTGGCGATGGGGCTAGCGGTGGTTGCGGCTCGCGGCGCGGTACGGCCGGCGGGGTTGGTTAGTTATGAGGCGGCGACGTCGGGTGTGTGTGAGTGAGTGAGTGGCGTCGCCGGCGGGGCCCGGCCCGTCGGGCGCGCGCGCGCGCGGGGATGGATGGTTTGCTCGACGTGGCCGCCGTTGGGTCGCGAGCTGGCTGAGTCGGGTGGATGCGCGCGGTCCAGCCCCTCCACCAATTGGCAGCCCCTGAGAGGGACGCTTGTGTGAGCAGAGCACCTACCTCGCCGCATGCACGTTTGGCACGCGCGCCTCGCACCGCCGTGTCGGTCTCGCTTTCTGCTCCCACCATGCGGTTGTAGCGCGAGCTGGGCAGGGCAGAGCGGAGTGTGGATTTTGTATCGTTGACGTCGAGGCGAGCGGTGTCCAGCCGTCCGACTTGTGGTCATGGCGCGCGGTGTTTCGGCCGCGAGGTAACATGCGAACCACCACCAATTTAGGATCTGTGGCACTGGCACTGCAGAGCACAGCACATAGGATCTGTACGTTTACGGTAAGTAATAGTGACGCTGTGGCTGTGACTGTGACGGTGACGAAAGTTCCATGTGGACAAGCGTGCCTGTGCGCGTCTGCAGGACGACGGAGAAGGGCGGGCACATTCTGCGCTTTACGGCCAGATTTTTCTTCCTGTGTTGGGCAGGCCTGACGCCCGAGAGGACGAGATTTTTCCAAGTCGGTGGGCGCGCCTGGCGTGGGCAAGGGTTGCTTCACGTGCGACGATGTTCCGGGCATGAAAAGTAGCCAGCTTCTGACGACGTACTGTACTGCTACATTGATGCCAAACGCAGCTAATTATGTGCCGTTTTTCCTCCCCGAATGTGCTAAAAAACTCGGGGCACTATGTCAGCGGAACATGCTTGATTTGGGTGCAAAGTAGCACTAGTAGTAGAATTGACTTCGTTCGGTCGTGCCGCCGCCGCGGCCAGGGTCGATGCACGCTCCAGTGGCGAGCACAGTTACATGCATCTCGACTTCGTGCGTCCCACATTGATTCGTACGCACACCGGCGGCGGAGCAGTATTTGAGCCTGCTCGCTTGATTAAAGCAGTCATCCTCGGGCGTCTCCCGGAAGCGTAGGGTTTAGCCGGGTGTGCGTTTTGGCTGAGGGAGTCGATCATAGTACGAGTTAATTTGACTGACGGGTTAAAAATGGTACCGAGAGAAACGAAAACGATCTTGTGACATGACATGCCCTGCTTGAGCAGAGCAGAGCAGAGACACAAAGGTACAGGCTAGCTAGATCCTGGAGACATGTAGCTGTAGCGAGCAGCTGAAGCGCGCACCCTTGTCGCCTGCACAAGCAAAAGCCGAAAGCGGCCGGAAATCACCATGTCAGCCAGGCTTTGCCTTGAAGCTTTTCCGTCGGGCATTGCCTCCTACGCAAGGATGGCATTtactctctctctcacacacgcgCGCGCTTACATGTGTGTGCTTCAAGCAAACAAACCTGCTGCCTCCCTCCCTAGCTTAGCTATAGTGA belongs to Triticum urartu cultivar G1812 chromosome 7, Tu2.1, whole genome shotgun sequence and includes:
- the LOC125525201 gene encoding mitogen-activated protein kinase kinase kinase 18-like, with product MGVVEWTRGPAIGRGSSATVSVAVDRRTGAVLAVKSVGAGRAAELRRERAVLRGLSSPYVVRCLDAEDGSGGGGLDMLMEYAPGGSLADEIRRCGGRCAEGLIRSRARDVLRGLAHVHAAGVAHCDVKARNVLIGADGRALIADFGCARRTGIAGEEPRPTGGTPVFMAPEAARGEAQGPPADIWALGCTVIEMATGAGPWQRFATPVATLHHVAFSGEAPEFPPCLSDQGKDFLARCLRQDPSERWTAEQLLDHEFVAVDAAASTSNSVPGVAEKATFVSPKSVLDQALWEDDDDDDTTADSADPTDRVRALAAGAPAVPDWTWDASWITVHAGPSVDDDTEHEPAMPPEQPVAGTDTDASDSPAGGGSAGEAGASSSQHAAQGNGDRYDGTGSCNGGRSDDGNHVVSDCSTVPITSNGFFSDPMSCFACPKSRPSWPARPVYYSATMPTFLPPASPLLAGVVSTPAPT